tgatttaatcgtgtaaagagtgaagagtgagcattctttgatacgataaaagccatccttggttgcaAGAGTGACTTGCTTAACACAAACGGTTTTGTGTCTCCAAAAACTggactttatttatttatttattttagggAGCAGGgtaaagcccgatggagatgaaatatagcaatctctctccagtaggcatacaacctcctcatcttttgtatccacagattacaatgaccaacagatacatttacgtttaaaactaacaattaaaactaaactactaaccctataactagttaaagacacaatattacaacattacagagcagcttccttgaaaggttgagtgagtgagtgagtgtggacgaacgacggggttagaaccagcatgtagatctaattagcgatcaaaaagatggtggaagacggagaaaatgagagggaggacgaacaggttagtttcggcgaatctgattagtttccaattaAGATGGTGAACATTTATTTACTGGATAGTTAAGAAATCATTGAATAAGCGTTTTATCGCATTAcgcgagagatgaaaatcaaagacctgcgagcaattgttaaataaacgacacatatTGAGAAAcagttcattatatccgtagttagttctagtaCGAGGGATTCGTAAAAATGGATGTGAACGAAGATCGTGACGATGGATGTCAAAGTTGACCAATCGTAGGAGATCAGGGTAATAAATATGTGATTGTATTAAATAAGCGGTTTGTAGACGTTTCTACGAATACATAGCGGATCCAGTTCGATCAGTCGGCAACGATCATTATAACTTGGAAGGTTTAATGAgtctctccatggtagatttccgagagcaaacctaatgaatttgcgttgaacagcttcaatacgattaatatcagtttgataatgaggtgaccaaacgACAGCCGCATATtcggacacactactccaagcgaccgcCACTGGATATGATGGCTCGAAGTTAAAAATGAATTGcaaacggaataataaataaacatgcAAATTTGATATATGTGAAATAGAATTTCTCTCAAAATTCGAGTGCCAGTTACTCAATTTTTGgctcatgtacaaataaagcattactgaataaatgagtagattttacccaaatttcatttcaagtggaagaactcaaattattGTAACTACGGAGTTAgtgtaaattagagttgttccactttttctgtagatgagtgggtTCTTACTCatgtttgagtaactatttataAGCGTGTAGTGCAGCTCTACCGATCTTTCGGCTaatgaaacttttactgaaTCTAGGAcgggacaattgttaatccacttctaggaccagtttcggaccagctcgtgattggttgagtacaagttgttgaaattaatattactgcagggtggtagaaaaagtgttgccagtatcgtcggtaacaatgtagtttGAAAtgtgcatattttgtttttcgaatcatctttttaaaattattaattcaatttgtttttaagtcctgtcaatgtggaaagtatacgagtacatttaacaatcactggatgatacaaagagaaagcctgaaatcacgaagtgtgatatggacgagaatattgattatgttagttgtacttgagaatagcaccaaacctttggatacttctatttgttagtatttttctcaaattgaatattttggatATTAAATACCCAAAActttgttttagaaaaatttatcaaactgTTTCTACTAAACTGGTTCTTTAAAACAAGCATCTgatgaaaataaatttagaattatatttttgattgatataacatttgtctaagtgttttcaaattatAAATAATCGcgtgttataaggggagaaactTTTCAGAacgaataattatctctactggcaacagtgatcgcgaggaatgcattatttataacagggagcaaccggaataagaagagactaGGTCCTGTCCTAGAATTACTGAATTTTCAGCTGTTTGAAAATTAGTAAAACTTTACCGAAATCTGTAAAAATAATTTGGTGTGTACGACATTTTTGAAGTAAAAGTTGATGCGAAAACGATAAGTTATTCTAATTTTTGCTCATATAATTTAAATTAAACAAACGTTTCTTATGTGACGTATCTCTTTTATATCATGAAAAAGTATCTATATTCTGTTTCAGTGTGAAGAATTGTCACAGTTTTAATTAATGTAATCTGTaacaaaatttcagaattttgtcCTTGGATTACCCTTTGTATACGTTCAGTTGAACATCGGGGCTGAGACGAAGAagacaagcaagcgtgatgagttttcctcattgtttccaaaagtttgagaaagcgaagtttttgaattattcgtggttttctcacactgttgaataataaatcaaaaattgttgatcatatttctgatggcatggagaaagaattatgttgtttcgTATTCTCTGTAGTACCTAAAATTCGTCAAATTTGAGCATAAGAGTAAGTTTCATTTAATTAATTCAAAGAAGCTAGATTTGATAACAAATTTCGGTTAGTAAGTTATTATTCTCTATTATCCGTTCCAAATCTCTAATTTGAGCTTTCCACATCCGgctttaaatcacaaaaaaaagaaagtgtcagaaaaataaaccaaacttCTTGACGCGGTCCTTGTTGTAAATGAGCTGTCTGAAACACTAATTTCGTCGGAGTAAAATTGTAAACGATGATGATTTTATttcgagatgaaaacaaagcaaaCTCTGTCGAGCGCTTGTCGGTTGAGCTGTCAAAAACCCTAGAAGCTGGCTCATCAATGGCACACTTGGATGAAATATTCGTCACATTTTTTCGGATGACACCAGCGCCACGAAACAGATGGAACGCAAAAGTTAGGCAATCGGAACCGGTTTCCTGAGGCGACGAAAACTGATGAACTTAATTAATACGGGGAAATTTTGGGCTTTCGGTTGCTTTCATAAGAAATAGGAAAACATTCGTTCACATAATATGAATGGAACTATACTTGAGATGCTTTCTTTTtgattttccatacaaaatacgCTTGATCACAGCAACGATACTATACGAACCGTTTAATACAGTGTACGTTAAAATGTTCTACAGcaataaataaagttttatttaCCTACGACAAATAATGCTCAATAGCTAGAAGGACAACAATCATCGGGAAAAGCATTCTGCTTTTCAACTGATGGTTTCTTGCTTGgttatttttaatttcgttttccaAAACAGATCGTACGTACCCGGACGGTCAAGTCACAgttatttttaatgttttcccATGGGAAAACCCTTTAATTACAACATTTCTCTCAGATTCGAAAATTATTCTACACTCCCTACGTGCTGGGTGGCCCTTCGGTAAACACTTTTGTGTGTTTCAAAGTTTAAAATTCTTCTACCGTATTGGTTCTAAATATGTTCGCTTTACACGTCGGTTTGTAACATATTTCAAGGACCAGAACCGCGTCCGACACCGAACAACAGACTATCGCCGCAAACAGCCGGTGTCCTAAAGCGTAAACAGGTTGGCTTCAATTGGATTCCAGAACCAGCGGTCCTATCGGAGCCCGGACATCGACGACGGCGTCGTCAGTAGAACCATTAGTGCCAGTACCGTCGTCACGGTAAAGAGTGCCGTCACCGTCGCCGCCGGGGGCTGTAGTCGTCGACCGGAAGAGCAAATTTCGCTCTCGATTCTATCACAGTTCAGGAAGTGCCGGTCGGTGGAAAGTAGCTTGGCGATTTTCTTCAGAAACACCGCCGACTCCAGCTTGCACTTGTACTGGGCACTGGTGAAGACACAGTTCTCGTAACCGAAGCGGGCGCTGCAACGGATCCGTgaaaagaaggaaatacgaTTAATTAAATATTTCAAGTGGCACGATTCGGTACGTGAGGAAGAAATTGTATTATCGATGTCAATCGAAGCCTCTCTTGTATGAAGCTGCGAGATTGTGATACAGAAAATTCATAAATCAATTGTTGACGACGGTACGAAACATTATTCAATCTAATTAAAGCTTTGCTTATAAATACAGTAGTTCCACTTTTTGCGAAAATGAGTGAAACTGTACTCATTTTAGAGTAACAGTGAACGAGCGTGTATCGAGCATTATTTCTTCAAGGCCTACTTACCAGCAGAAATGCATGTACTGAACATTGTAGGACTGCTTAGTAGTCCGGGCCATTTCATCCTTCAAAATGTTGACAAATTTACTGGAGCACGAGTCCCAGTCATCGTGCATGTGATGGAAGCAGGATTTGTGCTTCAAGAACTCTGGAAAACAAATGTTTAGAATTAAACGTGCATTGTTTTGAGTGACGTCGTCGGTATGATTTACGAGAAACATCTCACCTCGTTGGAATGTTTTATCCTGGCACAGGAATTCGTACAGCTTTTTGGCACCGTACACCTCATTCTCGATGATTTTGCGTTCCTTTGTGTCCACGCAAACTTTCAGATAATGCTGCACGCAGTCCATGCCCCGGTTGAACACCCTGGCGGGAAGGAGAAAACGTGATTTGTGATTCGATTAGTGGCCCAAGCCTTATAATTGAGTTGTTTTTCATTGCCGTTCGGGGTTCGGGGCTTACTTACAGACAACGGCTGCTGATTTCCTCCACAGATTCCGGAATTTTGACCGTATAGAGCAGATCGGCGGCCACCTTAGGCGTCGTGTTGTAGAAGCAATTATCCAGCATTAGCGAGATTTGTCCACAAACGGGCTCGGGAACGGCATTGAGCTGAAGGTTGTTGGAATCTGGAGGACAGACGAGAGAAAGTATGCCGTAATGAGAACATTGCTGGAGCCTGCGCCGGGAATTTCAAAATCTGTTGCAATTTCCATTAAATTGTAGTGATAGTCAATCTCTAAGCAtttcatttttgcgttaagcTGTAACGATGGCGGAATGTCATCATC
This genomic window from Malaya genurostris strain Urasoe2022 chromosome 1, Malgen_1.1, whole genome shotgun sequence contains:
- the LOC131432669 gene encoding uncharacterized protein LOC131432669 codes for the protein MLLATVLWTILTLLAAAYCDSNNLQLNAVPEPVCGQISLMLDNCFYNTTPKVAADLLYTVKIPESVEEISSRCLVFNRGMDCVQHYLKVCVDTKERKIIENEVYGAKKLYEFLCQDKTFQREFLKHKSCFHHMHDDWDSCSSKFVNILKDEMARTTKQSYNVQYMHFCCARFGYENCVFTSAQYKCKLESAVFLKKIAKLLSTDRHFLNCDRIESEICSSGRRLQPPAATVTALFTVTTVLALMVLLTTPSSMSGLR